Part of the Nicotiana sylvestris chromosome 2, ASM39365v2, whole genome shotgun sequence genome, TGATAGTGAGGAAAATGATTCTGATTCTTCTAAATTAAGTTCTGATGAATTGGagcaatttttttttacaaaagatGAGGGACATCAATGATAAGTTAACTGACTATAAAGAGTTAGATAGGTCAATGCCATTTAAAGATATACCTGAAGCTAGGAAAATAATCAACATGTATTCTTTTGCAAATGGATATGACTTGCAGCAAGTTAAAAGTCTGGGTTTAAGAGTGGCTTGAGACCTTTCATTGGATTGGATGGAATATTTTTGAAAGGGAAGGCTAAAGGTCAATTGTTGGTGGCTGTTGGTCAAGATTCTGCCAATCATTTTTATCCATTGGCTTGGGCTATTGTTGACAAAGAAACAAAATTTACTTGGAAGTGGTTCTTAGGTCACCTACAGACTTCACAAGACCTCAAAATGGGTGAAGGAATCACATTTATATCAGATATGCAGAAGGTATGTACTGTATATTTGTACTGTTATTTAAGTTATTTTATTAGTTTCTTTGtactattatctgatttatttactgatttttgtaGAGGTTGATTGACTCAATCCAAATTGTTCTTCCAGAGTCACACTTCAGATTTTGTGTAAGACATATAGAAGCAAATTGGTGTAAGAGATGGAGTTCTGGTGAGTTCGAAAAATTGCTATGGTGGGTTGCATGGAGTACTTATGAAGAGGACTTCAAAGATCAGATAAAAAATATGAGTCAAGTAGATGATGATGGAAAAGAAGTTGTTGAGGATTTGTTGAAGTATCTACCAAAATGTTGGAGTAGGGCATTCTTTGATACTGTTTGCAAGAATTAGTCTGTAGACAACAACTTGACTGAGTCATTCAATGCATGGATCTTGCAAGCAAGGCACAAGCCAATCATTAAGATGCTTGAGGATATTAGAATCAAGGTGATGAATATAATTAATGAACATGAAGCTGAGGTGATGACATGGGGAAATGAATATAGTCCTAAAACTATGGAGTTGTACAACCAATTCATGAGGATTGCATTGAAGTGTCATGTTAATGGCAGTACAGACCATGGATATGAGGTGACTGAAAGTAGTGACAGGCACATTGTGAATCTGAGGTTAAAGAAATGTACCTGCAGGGCATGTGATCTTTGTGGCATTCCATGTCCTCATGCAATATGTGCATTATTGAACAAGAGAGTGGACCCTCTAAGTCATATTCATTGGTACCTTACCAAAGAGACTTATCTCCAAACTTATTCACATAAGTTACAACCAGTAAGAGGAGAAAAGTTCTGGAAAATTGAACCTTCACAATACATGGCTCCACCTCCTTTGGTAAAGATGACTGGGAGACCAAAGGTTAAGAGAACATaagaaaaaaataaggaaattaaTAGGCAAGGACAATGGTCTCAATCAAGAAAAGAGAGGGTAATGACATGTAATAAGTGTGATGAACCTGGACACAATGCTAGAGGGTATGCAAAGGTAATCAAAACCACAACTTTTTCTATCATTCTTCATGTTTCAACATCTAATCAAAACTTTCTATCTTACTAACAACATTCTAAAGGAAAGCAGCCCATTGGAGGAAAAAATAAGGGAAAGCAGACAAAGAGGAAGAGAACTTTACTTGATGAAGCCGATGATGAACAACCCAAATCTCCCTCTCCTACACCAGTGCCACAACAAGCCACCGCTGAGAAAATTTCTTTGTCAGTCCCTCAGCCAAGTCATCCTACTCAAACAAGTTAATCTAGCAACTTGTTGTTCATGCCAACCCCTTCAGTGCAGAGGAAAGAACCAAACTGCAGTGCCATTCCAGACTTCGACTACCCAGACTTTGAGCCTGAGCCTAAGCCTGAGCCTGAAATAGCTATAAGGCCAAGAAGTATCTCTGAGGCAAAGACTAGGCTACAATTGAGGCAACTACAAAGTACAATAATTAGAACACGGGCAATCGGATTTGTTGGTGATGCTAATGGTGTGAGTGAGCCATCAAACCTACCATTCTCACCAAAGAAGCTGCAATAGAAGGGAAAAAATGCTATTACTGGTAATCAACTTAACAAGCAAAGATTGGCCAAGTTTAAAGCAAAGAAAGGTAATGAGAAGAAGCAGACTTAAAGAAATTTGGTGTTCTGGAATGTAGATCTACTAAACTCTATTATGCTTGTATATTTTTGGTTGTGCTGTAATTACTATTAGCCAAGTAAACTTGCTAAACTTGTGTGGCTATTTAGTTAGTGACCTGTTCACTCGGATGTCATGTTATCACCTAGTTGTGTAAGTTTTTGGAGTGATAATGTGACATCCCCTTGTTTGTGATTTAATGTAGTTTGAATGTTTAGTTGGGGAAACTTGATGTCATGTTGTCACTTGTTTGTGTAGCTTTTTGGGGTGATAATGTGACATCCCGTTGTGATGAATGAAATGGGAGTTTATGAATTTAAATGTTCTTTTCATTATTATTCATTGTACAACTATTAGGTTAGTGAATTGTTTAAGTGTTCGTTTATGAGTTATAGATGTTGTCCAACCCCTTAAACACATACAATCTGTGAAACTATACAGATTTTGTTTAAAAGTTATTTTGTGAAACTGTCCAAATTTTGACATAACTGGTGTTGTGAAACTGTCCAGATTTTGGAGCAAAATGTTGTTGTGAAATTGTCCAGATTTTGGACCAAAATGGTGTTGTGAAACTGTCCATATTTTCTGACATAACTGTTATATTCATCAACCTATAACATCAACTAATAATATAGCAGGTTCATCACAAAAGAACCCACACCTTCTAAGATTACATTAACTAATATAAGCGCTAATGTAAACGGTTGCAAGCTCATATATTGGAATTACATTAACTAATTTTTGACAACTAATATATTGGAATTACATTAACTAAGATTACAAGCTCTAATGTaaacagttcaaaataacataCATAACACATTCTCTTCCAATTTCAAACGGGAATAAAACTGACAACAAAACATATTCATTAGTATCATCAACAAGATTTACCAACATTCACTTCATCATCGACGCCGCAACAAATCCAACAAAAAGTGCCCATGAGATCATAAACATCATCCTCGTCTTCAAAACCTTCTCTTCCAATTTCATTACTTTTGCAGCTTCAGCTTTGTGTAGAGCCTCCATAAAAATTAATTCTTCTTTCAATTTATCATTATAATTTTCAATCGCTTCCCAAAACGATGTTACATCTTTAGTTGTAACCAAATCACTGTTCAACGAGATTTCATTTCCCCGTTCAAAATAACCTCAAGAACGATTCTGTCGAAGAcaaaaaaaatagagaagaaacTAAGATCGTTATTATTAGACTATAATTTAGAGCAAACAGATAATAATTTAGAGCTTTTGTTACACAATCACTAATCTTAGGCTTCAGACATTTAAAAAATTGCCTTTCAAGATTTAATGGAATCATTGAAGTGAAGTGGTTTGCAAAGATGCCACAACGACATCTAATTTGGGAAGAACACCTTCCTTGCGACATTCAAGACTCAGGAAAAGGATTGGGGTCGTCTGAGCCCTAATTTGTGGGAGACGGGAATGAAATGAGTGTTATGGGGTTTTAATTTGGTGGGACCGCTGACATAACAACTGACTTGGATAAAATTGATGTGGTCAGCTGTCACGGTGTCAAAACATTAGGGTTAGAGATATTTTGTCAAACTTCATTAACGGCAGGGACAAGAATGACCGAAAAGTGTAACGGGTGGCTCAACCAACCAATAAATAGTAGAGGGGCAATTTTGACCCTTTGCCCTATATTTTATAATCGACCACAAAGCTAATACCAGCCACGTCACATGACCAATTTATCCTTAAGTGGGACCCGTCTCATGCCACGTAATCACCACGCTGTCACATGTCTCCCCATATTAGACCCACACATAAATTCCTAAAATAAGAAAACAGTCGTATCATATCTATAACTTTGGCTAAACTCAAAACCCTAGCTCAAATCCCGTTTGCCTCCATTTTCATTCCATCAACAAAAACCTAAGTTTATACTCAGGTTAGTTCCTTGCATTTTCGATAACCCTTTTCATTATTTCTAGCATTATCCCTTTTCTCATTCCCCTTTGTTtacttcagtttcaatttttatttttcagcttgAGACATTTGATAACTATGTCGGACGACGAGAGAGAAGAGAAAGAGTTGGATCTGACAAGTCCTGAGGTTGTTACTAAGTACAAAAATGCTGCTGAAATTGTTAACAGTTAATATCCTTCAACccccttttgttgtttttctCAGTTTTTTTGGTCATTTTCTGCTTTCTTGCTTGTTAAAAAatagaatcttttcatgtcttttatgtacCCCTTTTGATTTTTTGGATTGAAATTGTCCCCTATAAAATGGGGTTAATCTATTGGGGTTATATGATAGCTGAAAATCATTGCTGATTTAATGTGTGATTCACTTTCAGAAAGAATGTTGGGTTGTGaaataagagagaaaaacaatTTTCAGTATCAATTCAGACATTGATTTCTAAAATTTTTGGATAAAATTTGCATTTTAGAGGATGCATAAGAACGTCACAGAGTTCAAACCCTGCTGTAGGCAGAAGCCTGgtatatttaagtggagaaggatgaagGGGGTGGGCCCATTATCCACCGAGAATCGAACTGTGCACCAGCTGACCCTTGGGGATCTCTTGATATTAAAGAAAGTTACAAACTTTTGTATTAAATTTTTCGAAGTATGTGAAAAAAAAAATGCCTAGTGAAAAACAATTTATACCCCAAATAGTATTTTATCAAAAGTAAAGATAGGAAGAAAAAACAGTTTGACACCTATATAATAATGATGCCAtataaaatgaaacaaaaaatgttTTAAATTTTGATATTTTGCTATTAATTTTGCAGAGGCTCTGCAGTTGGTGGTGTCTGAATGCAAGCCAAAAGCAAAGATAGTTGATCTTTGTGAAAAAGGAGATGCCTTCATCAAAGAGTATGGACTTTTCTCGCTTTATATCTTCTCAACGGATTTTGTATTTCAGAATTGGTGATATATGTGATGTATAGATGTCTGCTTGATGAGTAAATTCTGGTACAGGCAAACTGGGAATATGTACAAGAATGTGAAGAAGAAAATCGAGAGGGGTGTGGCATTTCCCACCTGCATTTCAGTTAACAATACCGTGTGCCATTTTTCTCCACTGTCTAGTGACGAGACAGTATTGGAAGAAGGTGATATGGTGAAGATGTAAGTAATAATTTAGAGCACTTTGAGTTGATCATTTTTTTTATGATTGCGCATGGTAGGAAAGAGAAGTGCAGTTTATTTATTTGGCATAATTACATTTTTGGGTCAACCCAAAAAATAATAGCCGGCAAATGTATATGTTTTGTATATTAAGTAcaagtatatatataatatacatatcaTATACATAATCAGTATATGTGTTTTGTATATTTGAGCTGCCTCCTGTAATTATTTTGGGCCGCCTggccaaaaatgaaaaaaaatctccTGATCCAATTCTTATTCAATGAGATTTAATTGTTTATTGCTGAACATGAAGTTGTTTTTGATAACTTAACTGTCTTTTACTGTATTCTGGAATTAGATGATCTGTTTGTAAGAGTAAGACATGGTTATTTTTGTGCAGTGATATGGGGTGTCATATAGATGGCTTTATTGCTGTAGTTGGTCATACACATGTGCTCCAGGAAGGACCAGTTACTGGTAGAGCAGCTGACGTTGTTGCGGCTGCTAATACAGCTGCTGAAGTTGCCCTGAGGCTTGTGAGACCAGGAAGGAAGGTAATGTTTAATCTAACTCTTTGTTTAATCCAACTAGAAAAACTCACATTGGGTTTAGGTTGAATGTGGGGGCTGTTCTTATTTTACTGGATGTGTTTGTGTCCTATAAAAACCAGAATTTATGCTTGTGGAAATTATTGAGTAATCGGAGATAAAAAAGAGGACTCAGATGAGTTGTGGTTAGGGGTGAAATGCCCCTCGCACCTAGTAGAGCTAGATGGTTCTTCCTGAAATGCATTAAGGCGTAGCAGTTAACTGGACATCTAGGGGTAAAACACTCCAAATTGATTTTCCTTGGTACCTAACATAATGCATGAAAGGATTCGTAGGAAATCCTTTGATAACCCGGATTCCTATTTCTCAATGATATTCCATGATCAAGATAATTGGCTGAATCCCGTGAAACACCATAATGCTAGGGTATTAGATGTTATATATTGGAGGATATTGGGAAATGTATTTTTGTTGAGACATGCTTTTCAAACTTTAGATACCACCACATATATGCAGTGGTTGGCGATAACAATATCATTCCCTTATGGAGATTGTGTGAGTATCAATGTCGGTCAAGTACCAGCTTCTAAAGAATACTGTAAGATTAGTTCAGTGGTTAACCTGAAAATATGCTTATCTATTGTTCTAAAATAATAGTCTTAGTTTAATCCTTTGAAAGGATTGGTTTCCCAGTTATGCGTCAAAGAATACCTTCATATCTACAAGTTTCCGTATGACAATGAGTTTTGGGTGGGTTTGAATGAATATGTCGATAAGGTCATTGAATTATCCAAATGTACCCCAGATATGGTTTACTGACAACCTAAGCTTGAGATCCAAGCTGATGGCTTCTCTTTGATTACAAAATAGTTTTCTCTGTTCCAAAGGTTAGGTCTTTCAAAATAATACGTCCATGATTTTTCCTGCTAACTAGTAGTAATTATTTTTCATCCCAGCACCTTTACTGAATAAGTGTGTCAGTTTGCTCATAGTTTAGCTGAAAGGAGATTGTTAACCATGCTTCTAGATCTGCTAAGTATCTTATGTATGATGTACGATGTTATTATCTTCAATATTTGCTGCTCTACTTTTTGTCTGATGACATCTCTTGCTACAAAACTTGCTTAGCATAACTGCTATGACATAGTTAGTAGATGATTCTCACATGTTTGTCAGAAAAGAAATTacgaattttttttgttttgtttgaagCATCCTAACTGCACTACTTTGTTGATATATTTCTTTGATTGAAAGAAACCTAGCAGGTTTTATCATAGTCACTAATTGTTGATGTGGACATTTGCTTATTATGCTTAGTAAACATGCTATATTTTAACCTGCTTTTTCAACCATGTAATCTTATCATCTTTATCAGCACTCTGCCCCTTAGCTACTTAAATACTGTCAGTAAACGGTTGTGAAAAGCATGGAAAAATACAGTCAGAAACCTCAAAGATACTTTTAACTGGGAGAAGAAATTTTTATCTTAggtagtactccctccgtttcaatttatgtgaactcatttgactgggcacggagtttaaggaaagagagaagacttttgatcttgtggtctaaaatgaggcacatatattatgtgtggctataaatctttgtgtaaaggtaaattgtttccaaataaggaaaggggtcattctttttggcacggactaaaaaggaaataggttcacataaattgaaacggagggagtagttttTTTCCCTGAAAAcaattgatttgtttttttttaaaagaaaaagataaatgaTTGTACTCTGATCTGTTTCCAGAAAAAAATATAGATAACAGAAAACATGAAAAAAGTAGCAAGTGTTTTGGGATGGAAAACTGTGGCCAGATTTGTGCCTTGTCAAAAACTGTGGCAACAGTTGCGAAAATGGAAAGGGTAGAGTGTTTTGGCACCATATTTTTTTCTTTCTGCAGCAGTTATTCCCTTTCAACCAAAAGAATCTTTTTTTTATTATGTTAGAAATAGTTTTAGTTGCACAAAAAGATGTATACTTGGCCTCTTAGAATCCCTACAAGACTAGAAAGGGATGTCTATTTTTCCATCTTTCCTAGTCTGCTAGTGCTAGAAGTAGATCTGAAGGTCAAAATTGAACATTTAAGTGAACTTTATAGACTTCTGCACCAAAGGTTTGTTTGACTTGAATCTTTATCCCAGCTCTAGACGCAAGACCTTTCAGTCAAGTCTTGGAAAGCAGATTAGTTCTAGTTGTAATTAGTTTAAAAAGCCTAATATGCTAATATTCTGCTGTTAGGTGGTGGTTACTTATTGTTATACATTATGTATGTTATAGAAGTGTAAAATTGTTCTTAAACGAAGTGTTCATTGTTACAAGTAGTAGTTAAATGTCTTTTGTTGCTATTGTCTTCTAGTTGCCTCAGTATGCTGTGTAGTAGTAAGTGTTTCTGCGTTGGTCGTGGTTGAGTGTATTGAAATGCTAAAATAGGCGAATTAATGTTCAGGATATAGCTTCAATAGAGGCTATAAAACTCTTCATTGCGTGAAGATGATTGCATGCCTTTTCTTATGTCTTGTTATTTCAACATTCATCCCAGTAGTTTCTTTTTAAGCTGCTTGTTTCAGTGCTCTAAATGTTTCTGTTAAATacttattgttcagtttctttggCGTTGCAGAACTCGGATGTAACAGAAGCTATTCAGAAAGTTGCTGCGGCATATGACTGCAAGATTGTTGAGGGTGTTTTAAGCCATCAAATGAAGCAGTTTGTGATTGACGGAAACAAAGTTGTGTTAAGTGTGTCCAATCCTGAAACGAGAGTAGAT contains:
- the LOC104237038 gene encoding ERBB-3 BINDING PROTEIN 1-like yields the protein MSDDEREEKELDLTSPEVVTKYKNAAEIVNKALQLVVSECKPKAKIVDLCEKGDAFIKEQTGNMYKNVKKKIERGVAFPTCISVNNTVCHFSPLSSDETVLEEGDMVKIDMGCHIDGFIAVVGHTHVLQEGPVTGRAADVVAAANTAAEVALRLVRPGRKNSDVTEAIQKVAAAYDCKIVEGVLSHQMKQFVIDGNKVVLSVSNPETRVDDAEFEENEVYSIDIVTSTGEGKPKLLDEKQTTIYKRAVDKSYNLKMKASRFIFSEISQKFPVMPFTARDLEEKRARLGLVECVNHELLQPYPVLHEKPGDLVAHIKFTVLLMPNGSDRITTHTLQELKPAKTIEDEPEIKTWLALPVKSKKKGGGKKKKAKKGEKTEDSSQAEPMEGESNGAES